The Rhodothermus sp. genome contains the following window.
AGGTAGCGGACCCAGCAGGGTACTGCCGCCGGAGGTAGGGGACGGTGGCGTTGTTTGCTGCGTGGGGGCTTGCTGTGCGAAGGCCGAAGGTTGCTCAAGCAGGCCGACGCCCAGCAGCATGCAGCATAATGCCAGTCCTGAAAGCAAGCACTTACGAGGCATGATCCGTCTGCGGAGTCCGGGCAGTAAGATGGGTAACCAGGTGGGCAAACGGCAGGGCCTCATCCGTTTCAGCACGGTTGGCCTGTAACTCAGGGGGTAAGGGCAGGCTTTTGAGCAGCGTAATCTGGTGGGAAGTGACGCCCAGAATCAGCAACTCATCACCACAGGCAATGAGCCGAATCTGTTGGCCGGGGCCCAGGGATAACTGCCCGACGGGACGAAGCAAGGCAGGACGGTTCGGGGGACGTTGACGTCGATACCAGTACAGCGCCAGGAAGGCGCCGGCTATCAGTATCAGTAACACCACTACATAGCGAGCCCGAATCGGGACGGGCTCAGAAGAGCGGGCTGGCAATATGTAGGTAGAATCTGGCGCCGGAAAAGGCTTCGGCGTAGGCGATGAAACAGGCGAGGCTGCCCATTGCAGGGCCAGCCAGAGCAGAAAGAGACCCGCACCGAACAACACCAGCCGCCGGACCGGCACTCTGGCAGCCATACGAAACCGGATCGCCATGACACAGGGTGGATGGGGGATCGACTGATTGCCTTACTCGCCGGCCAACCTGCGAACACTGTGCCATGCCTCAGACGAGTGTCTTTTCACGATGGCGCGTACCGGTGACTAGGCTGGTAATCCGCACGCCGAACTGTTCGTCAATTACTACCGCTTCGCCTTCAGCGATCAGACGACCATTGGCATAAATTTCCAGGGGTTCCCCGACCAATTTTTCCAGCTCGATGATACTGCCTGTCGTCAGACGTAAGACA
Protein-coding sequences here:
- a CDS encoding flagellar biosynthetic protein FliO, producing the protein MAIRFRMAARVPVRRLVLFGAGLFLLWLALQWAASPVSSPTPKPFPAPDSTYILPARSSEPVPIRARYVVVLLILIAGAFLALYWYRRQRPPNRPALLRPVGQLSLGPGQQIRLIACGDELLILGVTSHQITLLKSLPLPPELQANRAETDEALPFAHLVTHLTARTPQTDHAS